GACGCCGGCGGGCTAATTTGTTAGGTTCCTCGGCATGGGAAGGCCGCGGCGAGCCGACGATCGAGGTTTTGTCTACCATGTGCTCAACCGCGCGAATGCGCGATCGCCGATTTTCGAGACGCCCAGCGACTATCAGGCCTTTGAAAAGGTGCTCGCGCAAGCCGTCGAGCGCGCCGGCACGCGGCTGCTCGCCTACTGCTTGATGCCCAACCATTGGCACTTGCTGGTCTGGCCGCGGAAGGATGG
This DNA window, taken from Pirellulales bacterium, encodes the following:
- a CDS encoding transposase, with the translated sequence MGRPRRADDRGFVYHVLNRANARSPIFETPSDYQAFEKVLAQAVERAGTRLLAYCLMPNHWHLLVWPRKDG